One window of the Triticum dicoccoides isolate Atlit2015 ecotype Zavitan chromosome 3B, WEW_v2.0, whole genome shotgun sequence genome contains the following:
- the LOC119282625 gene encoding sporozoite surface protein 2-like: MTTTYDAREEHVRAPCIYTIPPLFCRAIGAPSISVSTHVRFTGEPSMVTMAAAKLAALLAMAALFAVAGAANPQEAHCWQCYYSCMQQKCGGYRNPAAHTAVNDGAAAASVPVNSTDGIAAVMHPTDGGAAAHVAGGYESYCKCNKACIVDCYKALPPVCYQMCVSETCSKLPPCKQAECYKACGDKCYHKQPSPGPKPPSPKPTPPKPAPPSHGGSPKPTPPKPAPPNHGGSPKPKPPKPAPPNHGGSPKPKPPKPAPPNHGGSPKWPCPPHAPKPKPKPKPCPPKPKPKPPCPCPPAADVSASTNNSNN; encoded by the exons ATGACGACGACGTACGATGCCCGCGAAGAACATGTACGCGCGCCCTGTATATATACAATACCACCTTTGTTCTGCAGAGCCATCGGCGCTCCATCGATCTCCGTCTCCACACACGTACGTTTCACCGGGGAACCATCTATGGTCACCATGGCGGCGGCCAAGCTCGCCGCCCTCCTGGCCATGGCGGCGCTCTTCGCCGTGGCGGGGGCAGCGAATCCCCAGGAAGCCCACTGCTGGCAGTGCTACTACTCCTGCATGCAGCAGAAGTGCGGCGGCTACCGCAACCCCGCCGCCCACACAGCCGTGAACGACGGTGCGGCGgccgcctccgtcccagtcaactccaCCGACGGCATTGCGGCCGTCATGCACCCCACCGACGGTGGTGCGGCCGCCCACGTCGCCGGCGGGTACGAGAGCTACTGCAAGTGCAACAAGGCGTGCATCGTGGACTGCTACAAGGCCCTGCCGCCGGTGTGCTACCAGATGTGCGTCTCCGAGACCTGCTCCAAGCTGCCACCAT GTAAGCAGGCGGAATGCTACAAAGCATGCGGGGACAAATGCTACCACAAGCAGCCCAGCCCGGGCCCGAAGCCGCCAAGCCCGAAGCCCACTCCGCCAAAGCCCGCACCTCCGAGCCACGGCGGTTCACCGAAGCCCACGCCGCCAAAGCCCGCACCTCCGAACCACGGTGGTTCACCGAAGCCCAAGCCGCCGAAGCCCGCACCTCCGAACCACGGTGGTTCACCGAAGCCCAAGCCGCCGAAGCCCGCACCTCCGAACCACGGCGGTTCACCGAAGTGGCCGTGCCCTCCTCATGCGCCCAAGCCCAAGCCCAAGCCCAAGCCGTGTCCGCCGAAGCCCAAGCCCAAGCCGCCATGCCCGTGCCCGCCAGCGGCCGATGTATCCGCGTCGACCAACAACAGCAACAACTGA